One window from the genome of Mycolicibacterium gadium encodes:
- a CDS encoding PPE domain-containing protein produces the protein MSVQRVNPGSLISQAAEMKGQNWHNPAEDAVAPPDAVPSTVDAIANLNQNARSLKEFEEWAKVENQRIAEMLEIAAQAYQKVDDEYGIALDNPERAAAVDTISIPSPPTPAPEIPSPADTPRLLDASGYRNVIQTQIELSAPDTGASLKNAMLYWSAASNRVKGNKPKPPPGDWEGDAADAAYARMTAFGNWLAQLSQAWHDLAEAASKILNAHETAKAAHAPIYDEYVALEARIKELAGSPGPHAGIQRQIDLARRRLEELQALSDEVRQQYAGEATFTPVRPADPPFKPTDSFAPGAGGGGGGGDQPAGDPAATAQQMGESMGTSQQQAGAGQGGGSGGGSPSGGEPPSGAGPSGVSPGGSEGEGPQPGTPRATSDPSLRPAAGGGSGGGSGGGAGGGGSAPLSPAVSAETVAPAPPVPIATAPAAAASAPGGMAGGMGGMAPMHGGHGAQQGKEKRRDPRTAPDEDLYVEDRPWTEGVVGNRRRREVQDGRPRAHDDEQDDDE, from the coding sequence ATGTCGGTCCAGCGGGTCAACCCCGGTTCGCTCATCAGCCAAGCCGCGGAGATGAAGGGCCAGAACTGGCACAACCCCGCTGAGGACGCCGTAGCGCCCCCGGACGCGGTGCCCTCGACGGTCGACGCGATCGCCAACCTCAACCAGAACGCGCGATCGCTCAAAGAGTTCGAGGAGTGGGCGAAGGTCGAGAATCAGCGCATCGCCGAGATGCTCGAGATCGCCGCGCAGGCCTACCAGAAGGTCGACGACGAGTACGGCATCGCGCTCGACAATCCCGAACGGGCCGCTGCCGTCGACACCATCAGCATTCCTTCTCCGCCGACACCAGCGCCCGAAATTCCCTCTCCCGCAGACACTCCGAGGCTTCTCGACGCCAGCGGATACCGCAACGTCATCCAGACGCAAATCGAACTGAGCGCACCGGACACCGGCGCTTCGCTGAAGAACGCGATGCTGTACTGGTCCGCGGCGTCCAACCGGGTCAAGGGCAACAAGCCAAAACCGCCCCCCGGCGACTGGGAGGGCGACGCCGCCGACGCGGCCTACGCGCGAATGACCGCGTTCGGTAACTGGCTGGCGCAGCTGTCGCAGGCGTGGCACGACTTGGCCGAGGCCGCATCGAAGATCCTCAACGCACATGAGACGGCAAAGGCCGCGCACGCTCCCATCTACGACGAATACGTCGCGCTGGAAGCGCGCATAAAGGAGCTCGCCGGCTCGCCCGGGCCGCACGCCGGGATTCAAAGACAGATCGATCTGGCCCGCCGGCGGTTGGAGGAGCTGCAGGCGCTGTCCGACGAGGTACGCCAGCAGTACGCCGGCGAGGCGACGTTCACACCGGTGCGGCCGGCGGATCCGCCGTTCAAACCGACCGACAGCTTCGCCCCCGGGGCGGGCGGTGGCGGTGGCGGCGGCGATCAGCCCGCCGGTGATCCGGCAGCAACGGCACAGCAGATGGGCGAGTCGATGGGCACCTCGCAGCAGCAAGCAGGTGCGGGGCAGGGTGGCGGCTCCGGTGGAGGATCGCCATCCGGCGGCGAACCACCCTCGGGCGCAGGCCCTTCCGGGGTCAGCCCAGGCGGATCGGAAGGCGAAGGACCCCAGCCGGGCACGCCGAGGGCAACCAGCGACCCGAGCCTGCGCCCCGCGGCAGGTGGCGGATCGGGCGGCGGCTCAGGCGGTGGCGCCGGCGGCGGCGGATCGGCACCCCTGTCACCCGCGGTGTCGGCCGAGACCGTAGCGCCCGCCCCACCCGTGCCGATCGCCACGGCGCCCGCGGCTGCCGCGTCCGCGCCGGGTGGCATGGCCGGCGGGATGGGCGGCATGGCACCCATGCACGGGGGGCACGGCGCACAGCAGGGCAAGGAGAAGCGTCGCGATCCGCGCACGGCACCCGACGAGGATCTGTACGTTGAGGACCGCCCGTGGACCGAGGGCGTCGTCGGTAACCGCCGCCGCCGCGAAGTGCAGGACGGCAGGCCGCGCGCACACGACGACGAGCAGGACGACGACGAGTGA
- the eccE gene encoding type VII secretion protein EccE yields MSGFTSMFGLRLTTGHAIWAAVLIPAVILLFIRLDLLWVGITLAVIIALAAVLTVRGRRLTGWIAAVFAWRRRHRRVPEKPSEPAVGATVMPGDHVAVRWQDGYLIAAMELVPRPFTPTVIVNGEAFTDDVVDTRLVERLLAAHCPDLEADVVSAGYRVGKTAPSSLVALYEQVVGPYPAPANRRTWIVLRADPEHTRKSSQRRDSGVAGLARYLVASTTRIADQLAGNGIDAQPSRSFDDFDRATEISFERETWSAIKGRSTFTAAYTAPGGPDVWWSARADHTITRVRIRPGAAPTATVLLTTLANPTTPRGFSCLFGGQRAALLGISPVNDRHYELPVGSAGVLVGETADRYPVYMPFDDVDVSINVGDARLFTQFVVRSAAAGAVVTLLPQFAEFAASVNGHIGQEAKVAWPNATTYLGPHPGIGRVVLRDNFIQTPRHRQLPIRLINPREESRYQMVLES; encoded by the coding sequence ATGAGCGGCTTCACGTCCATGTTCGGGCTGCGCCTCACGACAGGCCATGCCATCTGGGCGGCGGTGCTGATACCGGCCGTCATCCTCTTGTTCATCCGGCTCGACCTGCTCTGGGTCGGGATCACCCTGGCGGTGATCATCGCTCTCGCAGCGGTTTTGACGGTTCGTGGCCGACGGCTAACCGGCTGGATCGCGGCGGTGTTCGCGTGGCGGCGGCGCCACCGCAGAGTCCCCGAGAAGCCGTCCGAGCCGGCCGTCGGGGCCACCGTCATGCCCGGCGATCATGTCGCGGTCCGCTGGCAGGACGGCTACCTGATCGCGGCAATGGAACTCGTCCCGCGGCCATTCACTCCGACGGTGATCGTCAACGGCGAGGCCTTCACCGACGATGTCGTCGACACCCGGCTCGTCGAGCGGCTGCTCGCGGCGCACTGTCCCGATCTCGAAGCCGACGTGGTGTCGGCGGGCTATCGAGTGGGAAAGACCGCGCCGTCGAGCCTGGTGGCGCTGTACGAGCAGGTCGTGGGGCCCTACCCGGCCCCGGCCAATCGACGCACCTGGATCGTGCTGAGGGCCGATCCCGAGCACACCCGCAAATCCTCACAGCGGCGCGACTCCGGCGTCGCGGGACTGGCGCGGTATCTGGTGGCGTCGACCACACGGATTGCAGATCAGTTGGCCGGCAACGGAATCGATGCCCAGCCGAGCCGCAGCTTCGACGACTTCGACCGCGCGACCGAGATCAGCTTCGAACGCGAGACCTGGTCGGCGATCAAGGGACGCAGCACCTTCACCGCCGCATACACCGCACCCGGCGGCCCCGACGTCTGGTGGTCGGCGCGCGCCGACCACACGATCACGCGGGTCCGCATTCGGCCCGGTGCGGCTCCCACCGCCACCGTGTTGTTGACGACGCTGGCGAATCCGACTACCCCGCGCGGATTTTCGTGCCTATTCGGCGGGCAGCGGGCCGCGTTGCTCGGCATCAGCCCCGTCAACGACCGGCACTACGAACTGCCGGTCGGTTCTGCCGGGGTGCTCGTCGGCGAGACCGCCGACCGCTATCCGGTGTACATGCCGTTCGACGACGTCGACGTGAGCATCAACGTGGGCGACGCCCGATTGTTCACGCAGTTCGTCGTGCGATCGGCCGCAGCAGGCGCGGTCGTCACCCTGCTCCCGCAGTTCGCCGAGTTTGCGGCTTCCGTCAACGGCCACATCGGCCAGGAGGCCAAGGTCGCGTGGCCGAACGCCACCACATATCTTGGCCCACACCCCGGCATCGGACGAGTTGTGTTGCGCGACAATTTCATCCAGACACCACGCCATCGTCAGCTGCCAATCCGACTGATCAACCCGCGTGAGGAGAGCCGCTACCAGATGGTGCTGGAGAGCTGA
- the mycP gene encoding type VII secretion-associated serine protease mycosin: MHRIGVLLAVLLLALVSAPPAAAIEPPKIDPAALPPDATGPDQPMEQRRVCSAPTAFPNSNFADKPWANDYLRLAEAQKFASGAGITVAVIDTGVNGSPRVPAEPGGDFVDQAGNGMSDCDSHGTLTASIIAGRPAPTDGFIGVAPDARILSLRQTSEAFQTVGARTDPNDPNSTQTAGSLRSLARAVVHAANLGAQVINISEAACYKVTRLIDEAGLGAAINYAVNVKGAVIIVAAGNTGQDCSQNPPPDPSIPADPRGWKQVQTIVSPAWYSPLVLTVGGVAQNGQPSTFSMSGPWVGAAAPAENLVALGYDGRPVNALTGQDGPIPISGTSFAAAYVSGLAALLKQRFPVLTPAQIMNRITATARHPGGGVDNYVGAGVIDPVAALTWDVPAGPREVPYQVKEVPPPVYIPPPDRGPITAVVVIGFGLALALGLGALARRALRRR, from the coding sequence GTGCACCGTATTGGTGTGCTGCTGGCGGTGCTGTTGCTCGCACTGGTCAGCGCTCCTCCGGCAGCGGCTATCGAGCCACCCAAGATCGATCCGGCGGCGCTGCCGCCCGACGCGACGGGCCCCGACCAGCCCATGGAACAGCGCCGCGTCTGCTCCGCCCCGACGGCGTTTCCCAACTCGAATTTCGCCGACAAGCCATGGGCGAACGACTACCTGCGCCTAGCTGAGGCACAGAAGTTCGCCTCGGGTGCGGGCATCACCGTCGCGGTCATCGACACCGGGGTCAACGGCTCACCGCGCGTCCCCGCAGAACCCGGCGGCGACTTCGTCGACCAGGCCGGCAACGGGATGTCGGACTGCGACTCCCACGGCACGCTGACGGCATCGATCATCGCGGGCAGACCGGCGCCGACGGACGGCTTCATCGGGGTCGCGCCCGACGCCCGCATCCTGTCGCTGCGGCAGACCTCGGAAGCCTTCCAAACCGTGGGTGCACGCACCGACCCCAATGACCCGAACTCGACGCAGACCGCCGGTTCGTTGCGCAGCCTGGCCCGCGCGGTGGTGCACGCGGCCAACCTCGGCGCACAGGTCATCAACATCAGCGAGGCCGCCTGTTACAAGGTGACGAGGCTCATCGACGAGGCAGGGCTGGGCGCCGCGATCAACTACGCGGTCAACGTCAAGGGCGCGGTCATCATCGTGGCGGCGGGCAATACCGGCCAGGACTGCAGCCAGAACCCACCACCCGATCCCTCGATACCCGCGGACCCGCGCGGCTGGAAGCAGGTGCAGACGATCGTCAGCCCGGCGTGGTACTCGCCGCTGGTGCTGACCGTCGGCGGCGTCGCCCAGAACGGCCAACCGAGTACGTTCTCGATGTCCGGACCATGGGTGGGCGCTGCGGCGCCCGCCGAGAATCTCGTCGCGCTCGGCTACGACGGGCGGCCGGTCAACGCGCTGACTGGTCAAGACGGTCCGATTCCGATCAGCGGCACCTCGTTCGCCGCCGCCTACGTATCCGGGCTGGCCGCGCTGCTCAAACAACGGTTCCCCGTACTGACACCCGCTCAGATCATGAACCGGATCACCGCCACCGCACGACATCCGGGCGGAGGCGTCGACAACTACGTCGGTGCGGGCGTCATCGATCCGGTCGCCGCGTTGACGTGGGACGTGCCGGCCGGACCGCGCGAGGTACCCTATCAGGTCAAGGAAGTCCCGCCACCGGTGTACATCCCGCCACCGGACCGGGGACCGATCACCGCTGTCGTCGTGATCGGCTTCGGTCTGGCCCTGGCGCTCGGACTCGGCGCCCTTGCCCGGCGCGCGCTGAGGCGCCGATGA
- a CDS encoding HPr family phosphocarrier protein, translating into MPSKTVIVGSAIGLHARPAAIIAEEVVKAGVPVTLSMDGGEPVDAGSALMIMTLGAGNGAEVTVDCDDAAVLATVAGLVQQDLDA; encoded by the coding sequence ATGCCCAGCAAGACCGTCATCGTCGGATCGGCCATCGGTCTACACGCCCGCCCCGCGGCGATCATCGCCGAGGAAGTGGTCAAGGCCGGAGTGCCTGTCACGCTCTCGATGGACGGCGGCGAGCCCGTCGACGCAGGATCTGCGCTGATGATCATGACGCTGGGCGCAGGCAACGGCGCCGAGGTGACCGTCGACTGTGACGACGCCGCCGTGCTCGCCACCGTCGCGGGATTGGTACAGCAGGACTTGGACGCCTAG
- a CDS encoding PTS fructose transporter subunit IIABC → MTTDVSIISTDLVLLDTDAGEDKQAVIRRLVQRLADAGRSTDADGLFDAAMAREQQSATGLPGGIAIPHCRSPHVDTASIGFARLNPPVDFGAPDGPADLAFLIAAPESGGAEHMKLLSSLARALVRKEFVESLRQASTPDEVVTLVDGVLNPEKPSATKESAPKRAKTLLAVTACPTGIAHTYMAADSLVAAAKKAGATLHVETQGSSGSTPLDAETIAAADAVIFATDVGVKDKHRFAGKPVVASGVKRAINEPDKMVAEALAAAADPNAARVEGGAGPSAPSGAARAGDVGWGTRTRQILLTGVSYMIPFVAAGGLLIALGFLLAGYDIANTPDGAEPLSFGMNSLGSHIATENTLTNLPSGGLLQYLGAVLFTLGGLAFMFLVPALAGYISFAIADRPGIAPGFTAGAVAVFVGGGFIGGIVGGLIAGFTALWISRIATPRWLRGLMPVVIIPLFASLAVGLLMFLLLGRPLAAITSGLTNWLGGMTGSSVIILGVILGLMMCFDLGGPVNKAAYAFATAGLNVADPASLRIMAAVMAAGMVPPLAMALASAVRPTLFTEPERENGRAAWLLGASFISEGAIPFAAADPLRVIPSMMFGGASTGAMIMAFDVTLKAPHGGIFVFFAIGNLLWFLVALAAGTVAGALAVVAAKQFIKPSTQTEEAPALAAV, encoded by the coding sequence ATGACGACAGACGTCTCCATCATCAGCACCGATCTGGTCCTGCTCGACACCGACGCAGGCGAAGACAAGCAGGCCGTGATCCGCAGGCTGGTGCAGCGCCTCGCCGATGCCGGACGCTCCACAGACGCCGACGGCCTGTTCGACGCCGCGATGGCGCGTGAGCAGCAGTCAGCCACCGGGCTGCCCGGTGGTATCGCGATCCCGCACTGCCGCTCGCCGCACGTCGACACCGCTTCGATCGGTTTCGCGCGGCTGAACCCGCCCGTCGATTTCGGCGCACCCGACGGACCCGCCGACCTCGCGTTCCTGATCGCCGCCCCCGAGTCCGGCGGCGCCGAGCACATGAAGTTGCTGTCCAGTCTCGCGCGCGCACTCGTGCGCAAGGAATTCGTGGAGTCGTTGCGGCAAGCATCCACCCCCGACGAGGTGGTCACGCTCGTCGACGGTGTGTTGAACCCCGAAAAACCATCTGCCACAAAGGAATCTGCTCCCAAGCGAGCCAAGACGCTGCTCGCGGTGACCGCCTGCCCCACCGGTATCGCGCACACCTACATGGCCGCCGACTCGTTGGTCGCGGCTGCCAAGAAGGCCGGCGCCACGCTGCACGTCGAGACGCAGGGATCCTCCGGCAGCACCCCGCTGGACGCGGAGACAATCGCGGCGGCCGACGCCGTCATCTTCGCCACCGATGTGGGCGTCAAGGACAAGCACCGCTTCGCCGGTAAGCCCGTCGTCGCCTCCGGGGTCAAACGGGCGATCAACGAACCGGACAAGATGGTGGCCGAAGCCCTTGCCGCCGCGGCCGATCCGAACGCCGCCCGCGTCGAGGGAGGCGCCGGTCCGTCCGCGCCGAGCGGCGCAGCCCGGGCCGGCGACGTCGGCTGGGGCACCCGCACGCGTCAGATCCTGCTCACCGGCGTGAGCTACATGATTCCGTTCGTCGCCGCGGGCGGTCTGCTGATCGCGCTCGGATTCCTGCTCGCCGGATACGACATCGCGAACACTCCGGACGGGGCCGAACCGCTGTCGTTCGGCATGAACTCGCTGGGCAGCCATATCGCCACCGAGAACACGTTGACCAACCTGCCCTCCGGCGGCCTGCTCCAATACCTCGGTGCGGTGCTGTTCACCCTCGGCGGGCTGGCCTTCATGTTCCTGGTGCCCGCGCTGGCCGGCTACATCTCGTTCGCGATCGCCGACCGGCCGGGCATCGCCCCCGGATTCACCGCGGGCGCGGTCGCCGTGTTCGTCGGCGGCGGCTTCATCGGCGGCATCGTCGGCGGTCTCATCGCCGGCTTCACCGCACTGTGGATCAGCCGGATTGCCACCCCGCGATGGCTGCGGGGTCTGATGCCGGTCGTGATCATCCCGCTGTTCGCCTCACTGGCCGTCGGCCTGCTGATGTTCCTGTTGCTCGGCCGTCCGCTGGCCGCCATCACGTCGGGCCTGACCAACTGGCTCGGCGGCATGACCGGCAGCTCCGTCATCATCCTCGGCGTCATCCTCGGCCTGATGATGTGCTTCGACCTCGGCGGCCCGGTCAACAAGGCGGCCTACGCGTTCGCCACCGCCGGGCTCAACGTCGCCGACCCCGCCTCGCTGCGCATCATGGCCGCGGTGATGGCCGCGGGTATGGTTCCCCCGCTCGCGATGGCGCTGGCCTCGGCGGTCCGGCCCACGCTGTTCACCGAGCCGGAGCGGGAAAACGGCCGGGCCGCTTGGCTTCTCGGCGCCTCCTTCATCTCTGAGGGCGCGATCCCGTTCGCCGCGGCCGATCCGCTCAGGGTGATCCCGTCGATGATGTTCGGCGGCGCTAGCACCGGTGCGATGATCATGGCGTTCGACGTCACACTGAAGGCTCCGCACGGCGGGATCTTCGTCTTCTTCGCGATCGGGAACCTGCTCTGGTTCCTCGTCGCCCTCGCGGCGGGCACCGTCGCGGGCGCACTCGCCGTCGTCGCCGCCAAGCAGTTCATCAAGCCCAGCACGCAAACCGAAGAGGCGCCCGCGCTCGCGGCCGTCTGA
- a CDS encoding 1-phosphofructokinase family hexose kinase, which translates to MIVTVTPNPSIDRTVTLTTPLTRGSVHRVTSVTTEAGGKGVNVARALTAASVKAVALLPAPVADPLITALHNAAVPFRCVPTDTPVRTNLAITEKDGTTTKLNEPGGALDGAAVDALTQSVLAAAESASWVVLSGSLPPGVPDHWYADVVARLAAFGCRIAVDTSDAPLTALVQSFGRAAPDLIKPNAEELAGVIGLSPLALEAAVTQGDPEPVISAAQQLIDRGVGAVLATLGAAGAVLVDDNGGWFATPPPVTPRSTVGAGDASLAGYLRAEVGGATPPQRLQMAVAYGSAAAALPGSAQPHPADLDLDAVHVTPVVPATDPKVVP; encoded by the coding sequence ATGATCGTCACCGTCACGCCCAACCCGAGCATCGACCGCACCGTCACCCTCACCACACCGCTGACACGCGGCAGCGTGCACCGGGTCACCTCGGTCACCACCGAAGCGGGTGGCAAGGGCGTCAACGTCGCGCGCGCGTTGACGGCGGCCAGCGTCAAGGCCGTCGCGCTGCTTCCCGCACCCGTGGCCGATCCATTGATCACCGCTCTGCACAACGCCGCGGTGCCGTTCCGGTGCGTACCCACCGACACCCCGGTACGGACCAACCTCGCGATCACCGAAAAGGACGGGACCACAACCAAACTCAACGAACCCGGCGGTGCACTCGACGGCGCTGCCGTCGACGCCCTCACCCAGTCCGTGCTCGCCGCGGCGGAGTCAGCGTCCTGGGTGGTGTTGTCGGGTTCGCTCCCGCCGGGAGTCCCCGACCACTGGTACGCCGACGTCGTGGCACGGCTCGCCGCGTTCGGATGCCGAATCGCCGTCGATACCTCCGACGCCCCGTTGACGGCTCTCGTTCAGTCATTCGGCCGCGCCGCTCCCGACCTGATCAAACCGAACGCCGAAGAACTCGCCGGTGTCATCGGCCTCTCGCCGCTGGCTTTGGAAGCCGCTGTCACCCAGGGCGATCCGGAACCGGTGATCTCAGCAGCCCAGCAGTTGATCGATCGGGGTGTCGGCGCGGTGCTCGCCACCCTGGGCGCCGCGGGCGCCGTCCTGGTCGACGACAACGGCGGCTGGTTCGCCACCCCGCCTCCCGTCACGCCGCGCAGCACCGTCGGCGCCGGTGACGCCTCCCTCGCCGGATACCTCCGAGCCGAAGTCGGCGGCGCGACCCCACCACAGCGACTGCAGATGGCGGTCGCCTACGGCAGCGCCGCCGCCGCGCTACCCGGATCGGCTCAGCCCCACCCCGCCGATCTCGACCTCGATGCCGTCCACGTGACACCCGTAGTCCCCGCAACCGATCCGAAAGTAGTGCCATGA
- a CDS encoding DeoR/GlpR family DNA-binding transcription regulator: MYAEERQQAIASLVIANGRASVAELAQAHDVTTETVRRDLAALERAGVLRRVHGGAVPVRALHLVEAGVGEREATRAEHKDAIAAAAAELLPQDGSTVLLDAGTTTARIAAHLPTDRELVVVTNSIPVAARLAALPSVSLQLLGGRVRGVTQAAVGEQTLRVLDTLRVDLAFIGTNGISVRHGLSTPDSDEAAVKRAMVNAANYVVAVADSSKIGREDFVSFAPLSSVDTLITDAEITGADRAQLTDHGVEVVIA, from the coding sequence ATGTACGCCGAAGAGCGACAGCAAGCGATCGCCTCGCTGGTGATCGCCAACGGCCGCGCCTCGGTCGCAGAACTGGCACAGGCCCACGACGTCACCACCGAGACGGTGCGGCGTGACCTCGCCGCACTCGAGAGGGCCGGCGTCCTGCGGCGCGTGCACGGCGGCGCGGTTCCGGTGCGCGCGCTGCATCTCGTCGAGGCCGGCGTTGGCGAACGAGAAGCCACCCGAGCCGAACACAAGGACGCCATCGCGGCGGCCGCCGCCGAACTCCTCCCCCAAGACGGCTCCACCGTCCTGTTGGACGCGGGCACCACCACCGCGCGCATCGCCGCCCACCTGCCCACCGATCGCGAACTGGTCGTGGTGACCAACTCGATACCCGTCGCCGCGCGCCTGGCCGCACTGCCCTCGGTCTCGCTGCAACTGCTCGGCGGCAGGGTGCGCGGTGTCACGCAGGCCGCGGTCGGTGAACAGACACTGCGGGTGCTCGACACGCTCCGCGTGGACCTGGCGTTCATCGGAACCAACGGCATCAGCGTCCGGCACGGTCTGTCCACGCCGGACAGCGACGAGGCCGCGGTGAAGCGGGCCATGGTGAACGCGGCGAATTATGTCGTGGCCGTGGCGGACTCCTCCAAGATCGGCCGCGAAGACTTCGTCAGTTTCGCGCCGCTGTCCAGTGTCGACACCCTGATCACCGACGCGGAGATCACCGGCGCCGACCGCGCACAACTCACCGACCACGGCGTCGAAGTGGTGATCGCATGA
- a CDS encoding phosphoenolpyruvate--protein phosphotransferase, protein MTASSANTSLLPGTALRGVPVVPGVAYAPVIRPGRLPSSIDDAGDVAEPDRPAEAARFAAAASAVATRLRDRAAHATGAASEVLAATAILAQDRAWLAAAEKRIATGAPAVRAVIGAVDQFAEMFTKLGGLMAERVTDLRDIRDRVIAELKGLPEPGVPVPAAPSILCADDLAPADTAGLDPALVVALATTLGGPTSHTAIIARQLGIPCVVAVEGLDAVEAGTMVLVDGTAGTVTVTPDPAAAGEAVEAARRDAERAAGWSGPGATCDGHAVAVLANVQDGAAARAARDTAAEGIGLFRTELCFLNRETEPSVDEQTDIYAEVLDAFAGHKVVVRTLDAGSDKPLKFAEHPNEANPALGVRGIRVAGINPALLDRQLEAIAAAGNRTGNPPWVMAPMIATASEAEHFAAQVRSHGLTPGVMIEVPAAALLADRILEHVDFLSIGTNDLAQYTMAADRMSAELAALTDPWQPAVLTLVAMAARAGASVGKPVGVCGEAAADPLLACVLAGLGVTSLSAAAAAVQGVGAKLAQVSLQQCRDAADAVLAASTAAQARAAALDALE, encoded by the coding sequence ATGACCGCCTCATCCGCGAACACGTCACTGTTGCCCGGCACCGCCCTTCGTGGTGTCCCGGTGGTGCCCGGCGTGGCCTACGCGCCGGTGATCCGGCCGGGCCGGCTGCCCTCGTCCATCGACGACGCGGGCGACGTCGCCGAACCGGACCGGCCCGCGGAGGCCGCCCGCTTCGCCGCCGCCGCATCGGCGGTCGCGACGCGGCTGCGCGACCGCGCGGCGCACGCGACCGGCGCCGCCTCGGAGGTGCTGGCCGCCACCGCGATCCTGGCGCAGGACCGGGCATGGCTGGCCGCCGCCGAGAAGCGCATCGCCACCGGCGCGCCCGCGGTACGCGCGGTGATCGGCGCGGTGGACCAGTTCGCCGAGATGTTCACCAAACTCGGCGGGCTGATGGCCGAACGGGTCACGGACCTGCGCGACATTCGCGACCGCGTGATCGCAGAACTGAAGGGGCTGCCCGAGCCGGGCGTGCCGGTGCCCGCGGCGCCGTCGATCCTGTGCGCCGACGACCTCGCTCCGGCCGACACCGCAGGTCTGGACCCCGCGCTCGTCGTCGCGTTGGCCACGACATTGGGTGGACCCACCAGCCACACGGCGATCATCGCGCGCCAGCTCGGCATCCCGTGCGTCGTCGCCGTCGAGGGCTTGGACGCCGTCGAGGCCGGCACGATGGTGCTCGTCGACGGCACCGCGGGAACCGTCACCGTCACGCCGGACCCGGCGGCCGCGGGCGAGGCCGTGGAGGCGGCGCGCCGAGACGCCGAACGCGCCGCGGGATGGTCCGGTCCCGGTGCCACCTGCGACGGTCACGCGGTCGCGGTCCTTGCCAACGTGCAGGACGGCGCCGCCGCGCGGGCCGCCAGGGACACCGCGGCCGAGGGCATCGGGTTGTTCCGCACCGAACTGTGCTTTCTCAATCGCGAGACCGAGCCGTCCGTCGATGAGCAGACCGACATCTATGCCGAGGTGCTCGACGCATTCGCCGGGCACAAGGTGGTGGTCAGGACACTGGACGCGGGTTCGGACAAGCCGCTGAAGTTCGCTGAGCATCCCAACGAGGCCAACCCGGCGCTCGGTGTGCGCGGCATCCGGGTCGCGGGCATCAATCCGGCTCTGCTGGACCGTCAACTCGAGGCCATTGCCGCCGCGGGCAATCGCACCGGCAACCCGCCGTGGGTGATGGCACCGATGATCGCGACGGCATCCGAAGCCGAACACTTTGCCGCGCAGGTCCGTTCGCACGGTTTGACACCGGGCGTGATGATCGAGGTGCCGGCTGCTGCTCTGCTGGCCGACCGCATTCTCGAGCACGTGGACTTCTTGTCGATCGGCACCAACGATCTGGCGCAGTACACGATGGCCGCCGACCGCATGTCGGCCGAACTCGCCGCGCTCACGGACCCGTGGCAGCCGGCGGTGCTGACCTTGGTGGCCATGGCGGCGAGGGCGGGCGCGTCGGTGGGCAAGCCCGTCGGTGTGTGTGGGGAAGCCGCCGCGGATCCCCTGCTCGCCTGCGTGCTTGCGGGCTTGGGTGTGACGTCGTTGTCGGCGGCCGCCGCGGCCGTACAGGGGGTGGGCGCCAAACTCGCTCAGGTGTCGCTGCAGCAGTGTCGTGACGCGGCCGACGCCGTGCTCGCGGCGAGCACTGCGGCGCAGGCGCGCGCAGCGGCGCTGGACGCATTGGAATAA